From Syngnathoides biaculeatus isolate LvHL_M chromosome 19, ASM1980259v1, whole genome shotgun sequence, a single genomic window includes:
- the nphp3 gene encoding nephrocystin-3 isoform X3 translates to MGTASSLVSPGEVIEDGYGGEGGEACEIPVEVKPKARLLRSSFRRGPRVIGASFKSTGSVDLEYAAEYERLRKEYEIFRVSKNNEITSMQKKEAKLDEENKRLRAELQALQKTYQKILREKESALEAKYQAMERASTFEHDRDKVKRQFKIFRETKEKEIQDLLRAKRDLESKMQQLQAQGIQVYSPNDSDSDDNQTTVTAAGTQCEYWTGGVLGSEPSMGSMMQLQQTFRGPEFAHSLIDVEGPFANVSRDDWDAAVASLLQVSPHVPQALWSNTVRCYFICTPETKAEMEIFTKKHSLVLRRLCEGLGHFYLNVCFHEDNGASFAAARKQEIERSSVCVLLLKSTVNSSVAEDCEEAFVKNPDGHPLVLYLRTEGDGILSGPTRKLLERVNAADKAAKIKVLDHSGSAEDGASLISGQLEKVIKQELLGFEGADADLKDSGIDERREEDSGDVLWDLHDEQEQMESYQQACSSTSSQLGFQKYVDRLNDMIAAPPPTPPLLVSGGPGSGKSLLLAKWIELQQKQSPNTLFLYHFVGRPFSSSSEPVLIIKRLTVKLLQHFWSISGLSMEPSKILEEFPRWLERLSARHQGNIIIIIDSIDQIQQAERHMKWLIDPLPVNVRVVVSVDVETCPQAWRLWPTLHLDPLSPREVRSVVNAECLSTDLQLAKDQEKKLERHCRSASTCNALYVTLLARMSTSGLSLEKSLDQCLQCQDTLSLYRLALKMTLDSLSSDRERHIMREILCLVYSSHNGVSESEVLDLFPELEFRVLASLLYRLSRLCVVTLRCGLIRFQHLQAWEAVKLEFLKGGHSCAAYRVKLIQYFSQQLSYDHVTWRVADELPWLLQQQEDRTKLQLSLLNLFVSQNLYKRGHFSELLAYWQYVGKDKSSMATEYFDSLKHYEKDCESEDSMTKLANLYETLGRFLKDLGLPSQAVGPLQRSLEIRETALDPDHPSVARSLHQLAAVYVQWKKYSNAEQLYKQALEISENAYGAEHGSVARELESLAVLYQKQNKYEQAEKLRKRSIKIRQKTARQKGHMYGFTLLRRRALQLEELTLGTDSADCARTLNELGVLYYLQNNLDAAKMFLTRSLEMRQRVLGPEHPDCAQSLNNLAALHTERRDYEVAEDMYERALDIRQRALSPDHPSLAYTLKHLAMLYKRRGKLEKAVPLYELSLDIREKSFGPKHPSVATALVNLAVIYCQLKKHGEALPLYERALKVYEDSLGRSHPRVGETLKNLAVLSYEEGHFETAAEFYKRAMEIKEAEPSLACGNAPSRHSSSADTFSLRGPAPLPQSPSAGQSNPTFLIQTPSKTYVLRKKPPGALLPGAHKVDREYRVQKALHSAGFPVPQPVRHCTDVDVIGTEFYLMEHVAGRIFRDLRLPGMVPAERTALYVAAVEVLARLHSLDLTPLRLNGYGKGGGYCRRQVSTWAKQYAASSHRDIPAMNELAAWLTGNLPSDDREVTLVHGDFRVDNLVFHPTEARVLAVLDWELSTTGEPLADLAYFLMPHYWPPGLDVLSSMGSLRGIEGIPTVDDLISVYRRCRGLPSALPPLNFYLALSYFKMAGIAQGIYARHLLGNASAPNAAEVGQCVEPLAVLALEFVHRPLTAPREAGLFLQTARGREALRQVKDFMGQHVLPAQKEVAEYYTEHAQSPLRWNTPRIVEDLKVKAREAGLWNLFLPAASGLKQLDYAYIAEETGRCLFAPEVFNCQAPDTGNMEVLHMFGSTEQKRAWLEPLLRGEIRSCFCMTEPDVASSDATNMACSVRRVGDQFVINGKKWWISGAGHPRCKVAIVMCSSATEDARSSSSSSRHARHTMLLVPMDTAGVKLVRPLTVFGQDDAIHGGHFEVHFDNVRVPAANVILGEGRGFEIAQGRLGPGRLHHCMRAVGLAEMALELLCRRAASRRTFGKKLYEHEAVAHWIAECRLAIEQTRLLTLCAAHALDTLGGRAARKQIALIKVAAGRMACKVVDRAIQVHGGAGVSGDFPLAQMYSYARTLRIADGPDEVHLSSVARLELRDQLAKAKL, encoded by the exons ATGGGCACAGCCTCCTCCCTGGTCAGCCCCGGGGAGGTGATCGAGGATGGCTACGGGGGCGAGGGCGGGGAGGCGTGCGAGATCCCCGTGGAGGTGAAGCCCAAAGCCCGGCTCCTGCGCAGCTCCTTCCGCCGGGGACCTCGGGTGATCGGGGCCAGCTTCAAGTCGACGGGCTCCGTGGATCTCGAGTACGCCGCCGAGTACGAGCGGCTGCGGAAAGAGTACGAGATCTTCCGCGTGAGCAAGAACAACGAGATCACGTCCATGCAGAAGAAGGAGGCCAAGCTGGACGAGGAGAACAAGAGGCTTAGGGCTGAGCTGCAG GCTTTGCAGAAGACCTACCAGAAGATCCTGAGAGAGAAGGAGAGCGCCCTGGAGGCCAAGTACCAAGCCATGGAGCGGGCTTCCACCTTTGAGCACGACAGGGACAAAGTCAAAAGACAATTCAAG ATCTTTCGGGAGACGAAGGAGAAGGAAATCCAGGATCTCCTTCGTGCCAAGAGGGACTTGGAGTCCAAGATGCAGCAACTGCAAGCTCAGGGCATCCAGGTTTACTCTCCAAATGATTCCGATTCGGATGACAACCAAACAACTGTGACTG CCGCGGGCACCCAGTGCGAGTACTGGACTGGGGGTGTGCTGGGAAGTGAGCCCTCTATGGGCAGCATGATGCAGCTGCAGCAGACCTTCCGGGGACCGGAGTTCGCCCATAGCCTCATCGACGTGGAGGGCCCCTTCGCAAATGTGAGCAGAG ACGACTGGGATGCTGCGGTGGCCAGTCTGCTGCAGGTGTCCCCCCACGTACCTCAGGCCTTGTGGAGCAACACCGTGCGCTGCTACTTCATCTGCACACCGGAGACAAAAGCCGAGATGGAGATCTTTACCAAG AAACACTCCCTGGTGCTAAGGAGGCTGTGCGAAGGTCTGGGCCACTTCTACCTGAACGTCTGCTTCCACGAAGACAACGGCGCCTCGTTCGCGGCGGCACGCAAACAGGAGATCGAGAGGAGCTCCGTGTGCGTGCTGCTTCTCAAATCCACCGTCAACAG CTCTGTGGCGGAGGATTGCGAGGAGGCCTTTGTGAAGAATCCAGACGGACATCCGTTGGTGCTCTACCTCAGGACTGAAGGAGATGGGATTTTGTCCGGGCCCACCAGGAAGCTTCTGGAAAGGGTGAACGCAGCAGACAAGGCTGCTAAAATAAAG GTTTTGGATCATAGCGGTTCTGCGGAAGACGGGGCCAGCCTCATTTCTGGTCAGCTGGAGAAAGTCATCAAACAG GAGTTACTCGGTTTCGAAGGAGCAGACGCCGACCTAAAGGATTCCGGGATTGACGAGCGTCGCGAGGAGGACTCCGGTGATGTCCTGTGGGACCTTCACGATGAGCAAGAGCAGATGGAGTCGTACCAGCAGGCGTGCAGCAGCACAAGTTCACAATTGGGCTTCCAGAAG TACGTGGACCGGCTCAACGACATGATCGCCGCCCCTCCTCCGACGCCGCCTCTGCTGGTGTCGGGCGGTCCGGGCTCGGGGAAGTCCCTTCTCCTCGCCAAATG GATCGAGCTGCAGCAGAAGCAGTCGCCCAACACCTTGTTCCTCTACCATTTCGTCGGGCGACCTTTTTCCTCCAGCTCTGAGCCCGTCCTCATCATCAAGCGCCTCACGGTTAAA CTGCTGCAACATTTCTGGTCCATTTCGGGCTTGTCCATGGAGCCCAGCAAGATCCTGGAGGAGTTTCCGCGCTGGCTGGAGAGGCTCTCGGCCCGCCACCAgggcaacatcatcatcatcatcgactCCATCGACCAAATACAG CAAGCAGAACGCCATATGAAGTGGCTGATCGACCCGCTGCCCGTCAACGTCAGAGTGGTCGTGTCTGTCGACGTGGAGACGTGTCCTCAAGCGTGGAG GTTGTGGCCCACTCTTCACCTGGACCCGCTGAGTCCCAGGGAGGTCAGGAGTGTGGTGAACGCCGAGTGCCTGAGCACGGACCTCCAACTCGCCAAGGATCAG GAGAAGAAGCTGGAAAGGCACTGCCGCTCCGCGTCGACCTGCAACGCTCTGTACGTGACGCTACTCGCCAGGATGAGCACCAG TGGATTGTCGTTGGAGAAGAGCCTCGACCAGTGCCTGCAATGTCAGGACACCTTGTCACTCTACCGTCTGGCGCTCAAAATGACGCTGGATTCCCTCAGCTCAGATAGAGAGCGACACATCATGAGAGAG ATTCTCTGCCTGGTGTATTCCAGCCACAATGGAGTGAGTGAGTCGGAGGTTCTAGATCTTTTCCCGGAGTTGGAATTTCGGGTGCTGGCTTCATTGCTCTACCGTCTGAGCCGACTCTGCGTGGTCACCCTCCGCTGCGGTCTCATCCGATTCCAGCACCTGCAG GCGTGGGAAGCTGTGAAGTTGGAGTTTCTGAAGGGAGGGCACAGCTGCGCTGCATACCGAGTAAAACTGATCCAGTACTTCAGCCAGCAACTCAG TTACGATCACGTGACGTGGCGTGTCGCCGACGAGCTGCCCTGGTTGCTCCAGCAGCAGGAGGACCGGACCAAACTGCAACTGAGCCTCTTGAACCTGTTTGTCTCCCAGAACCTGTACAAGAG GGGTCATTTTTCCGAGCTGCTGGCCTACTGGCAGTATGTGGGCAAGGACAAAAGCTCTATGGCCACCGAGTACTTCGACTCTCTGAAGCACTACGAGAAAGACTGCGAGAGCGAGGACAGCATGACCAAGCTGGCCAACTTGTATGAAACTTTGGGACGTTTCCTTAAAGACCTGGGCCTGCCCAGCCAG GCCGTGGGTCCTCTCCAGCGGTCGCTGGAGATCCGGGAGACCGCCCTGGACCCCGACCACCCCAGCGTGGCGCGCTCCCTGCACCAGCTGGCCGCCGTCTACGTCCAGTGGAAGAAGTACAGTAACGCCGAGCAGCTATACAAGCAGGCGCTGGAGATCAGCGAGAACGCGTACGGGGCCGAGCACGGCAGCGTGGCCCGGGAGCTGGAGTCCCTCGCCGTGCTCTACCAGAAGCAGAACAA GTATGAACAAGCAGAGAAACTCAGGAAGAGGTCCATTAAAATAAGGCAGAAGACGGCACGGCAGAAAGGTCATATG TACGGCTTCACGCTGTTGCGTCGCCGAGCCCTCCAGCTTGAAGAACTCACCCTTGGGACCGACTCTGCTGACTGCGCCCGGACCCTCAACGAACTGGGCGTGCTCTATTACCTCCAGAACAATCTGGA CGCGGCCAAGATGTTCTTGACGCGCTCGCTGGAGATGCGCCAGCGCGTCCTGGGCCCGGAGCACCCCGACTGCGCTCAGTCCCTCAACAACCTGGCGGCGCTACACACAGAGAGGCGGGACTACGAGGTGGCGGAGGACATGTACGAGCGGGCGCTGGACATCCGCCAGAGGGCCCTCTCCCCGGACCACCCGTCGCTGGCCTATACCCTCAAACACCTGGCCATGCTCTACAAGCGCAGA GGGAAGCTGGAGAAGGCGGTGCCGCTCTACGAGCTCTCACTGGACATCCGGGAAAAGAGTTTCGGGCCCAAACATCCCAGCGTGGCGACAGCATTGGTCAACCTGGCGGTTATCTACTGCCAGCTG AAAAAGCACGGCGAGGCCTTGCCCCTCTACGAACGAGCGCTCAAAGTCTACGAAGACAGCCTGGGGCGCTCGCATCCTCGTGTCGGGGAGACGCTCAAGAATCTGGCGGTGCTCAG CTACGAGGAGGGCCATTTCGAGACGGCGGCCGAGTTTTACAAGCGCGCCATGGAGATCAAAGAGGCGGAGCCGTCGCTGGCGTGCGGCAACGCGCCGTCGCGCCACTCGTCCAGTGCCGACACGTTCAGCCTGAGGGGGCCTGCCCCCCTCCCTCAAAGCCCCAG TGCTGGGCAGTCCAATCCCACTTTCCTCATCCAGACACCTTCCAAAACGTACGTCCTCAGGAAGAAGCCACCCGGTGCGTTGCTCCCCGGTGCCCATAAG GTGGACCGCGAATATCGAGTCCAGAAGGCGTTGCATTCCGCTGGATTCCCTGTGCCTCAGCCCGTCCGCCACTGCACCGACGTTGATGTCATCGGAACGGAGTTCTACTTGATGGAGCACGTTGCG GGCCGCATTTTCCGGGACCTTCGTCTCCCCGGGATGGTCCCGGCGGAGAGAACGGCTCTGTACGTGGCAGCCGTGGAAGTCCTGGCCAGGCTGCATTCGCTGGACCTGACGCCGCTGAGGCTGAACGGCTACGGGAAAGGAGGAGGCTACTGTAGGAGACAG GTGTCCACGTGGGCCAAGCAATACGCGGCATCATCTCACAGAGACATCCCCGCCATGAACGAGCTCGCCGCGTGGTTGACGGGCAATCTGCCCTCCGACGACCGGGAAGTGACGCTGGTCCACGGAGATTTCCGAGTGGACAACTTGGTGTTCCATCCGACCGAG GCTCGTGTGCTGGCAGTGTTGGACTGGGAGCTGTCAACCACCGGGGAGCCTTTAGCGGACCTGGCCTACTTCCTCATGCCTCATTattggcccccaggcctcgacGTGCTGAGCTCTATGGGCAGCTTGAGAGGAATAGAAG GCATTCCCACGGTGGATGATTTGATCTCCGTTTACAGACGCTGCCGGGGGCTCCCGTCTGCTTTGCCGCCCTTAAATTTTTATCTGGCGCTCTCATACTTCAAGATGGCAGGAATCGCTCAG GGGATCTATGCGCGCCACTTACTGGGCAACGCCAGTGCCCCCAATGCCGCTGAGGTGGGCCAGTGTGTCGAGCCCCTGGCTGTTCTGGCCCTGGAGTTCGTGCACAG GCCCCTGACGGCACCGCGGGAAGCCGGCCTCTTTCTGCAGACGGCCCGGGGCCGGGAGGCGCTCCGGCAGGTGAAGGACTTCATGGGACAGCACGTGCTTCCCGCGCAGAAG gaaGTAGCAGAATACTACACTGAACACGCTCAATCCCCCCTGAGGTGGAACACCCCCCGAATCGTAGAAGATCTGAAG GTGAAAGCCAGAGAGGCGGGGCTGTGGAACCTCTTCCTGCCGGCGGCCAGCGGCCTCAAGCAGCTGGACTACGCCTACATTGCCGAGGAGACCGGACGCTGCCTTTTTGCTCCGGAAGTCTTTAACTGCCAGGCACCGG ACACGGGGAACATGGAGGTGCTGCACATGTTTGGCAGCACGGAACAAAAGCGGGCGTGGCTGGAGCCTCTGCTCAGAGGAGAGATTCGCTCGTGCTTCTGCATGACAG AACCCGACGTGGCGTCCAGCGACGCCACCAACATGGCGTGCAGCGTTCGGCGAGTGGGCGACCAGTTTGTCATCAACGGGAAGAAGTGGTGGATCAGTG GCGCTGGGCACCCTCGCTGCAAAGTGGCCATTGTGATGTGTAGCAGCGCCACCGAGGACgcccgcagcagcagcagcagca GCAGGCACGCCCGACACACGATGCTGCTGGTGCCAATGGACACGGCGGGCGTGAAGTTGGTCAGGCCCCTCACCGTGTTCGGGCAAGACG ACGCCATCCACGGCGGCCATTTTGAGGTGCACTTCGACAACGTGCGCGTTCCCGCTGCCAACGTCATCCTGG GGGAGGGCCGAGGCTTCGAGATCGCGCAGGGCCGTCTGGGTCCGGGCCGCCTGCACCACTGCATGAGAGCCGTGGGCCTGGCCGAGATGGCGCTGGAGCTGCTCTGCCGGCGCGCCGCCTCCAGGCGAACCTTCGGGAAGAAGCTCTACGAACAC GAGGCGGTGGCCCACTGGATCGCAGAATGCCGACTCGCCATCGAGCAAACCCGCCTGCTGACCCTCTGCGCCGCCCACGCGCTCGACACGCTCGGCGGACGAGCTGCTCGCAAACAG ATCGCCCTGATCAAGGTGGCCGCGGGCAGGATGGCGTGCAAAGTGGTGGACCGCGCCATCCAAGTGCACGGGGGCGCCGGCGTCTCCGGAGACTTCCCCCTGGCGCAGAT GTACTCCTACGCCAGAACGCTGCGCATCGCCGACGGACCGGACGAAGTGCACCTGTCCAGCGTCGCCCGTCTGGAGCTGAGGGATCAACTCGCCAAAGCCAAACTGTGA
- the uba5 gene encoding ubiquitin-like modifier-activating enzyme 5 isoform X1, translated as MATVEELKLRVRELENELIKCKQKQCAGEQTQRPKIDKMSAEVVDSNPYSRLMALKRMGIVDNYESIRTFAVAVVGVGGVGSVTAEMLTRCGIGKLLLFDYDKVELANMNRLFFQPHQAGLSKVEAAEHTLRNINPDVSFETHNYNITTLDNFNHFMERLSLGGLGDGKPVDLVLSCVDNFEARMAINTACNELGQTWMESGVSENAVSGHIQLINPGETACFACAPPLVVAANIDEKTLKREGVCAASLPTTMGVVAGILVQNVLKYLLKFGQVSYYLGYNAMQDFFPSMAMKPNPQCNDRHCRRQQELYKKREEERPRAEVVQEEAEVVHEDNEWGIELVSEEANEETQATAAAVPDLPQGITVAYTLPAAQNKGDGEVVEETEQSLEDLMAQMRKL; from the exons ATGGCGACGGTCGAGGAACTGAAACTCCGCGTTAGGGAGTTGGAGAACGAATTGATCAAGTGCAAGCAGAAGCAGTGCGCCGGCGAGCAGACGCAGCGACCCAAAATTGACAAGATGAGCGCAGAAGTTGTTGATTCCAACCCTTATAG TCGTCTGATGGCTCTAAAGAGAATGGGCATCGTGGATAATTACGAG AGCATCCGGACGTTCGCGGTCGCCGTGGTGGGCGTCGGGGGAGTGGGCAGCGTGACGGCCGAAATGCTCACGAGGTGTGGCATCGGTAAG CTGTTGCTGTTCGACTACGACAAGGTGGAGCTGGCCAACATGAACCGACTCTTCTTCCAGCCTCACCAGGCCGGCCTCAGCAAGGTGGAGGCTGCGGAACACACGCTCAG AAACATCAACCCAGACGTGTCCTTCGAGACGCACAACTACAACATCACCACGCTGGACAACTTCAACCACTTCATGGAGCGACTCAG TCTCGGCGGCCTGGGGGACGGCAAGCCGGTGGATTTGGTCCTGAGCTGCGTGGACAACTTTGAGGCCCGCATGGCCATCAATACA GCTTGCAACGAGCTGGGACAGACCTGGATGGAGTCCGGAGTCAGCGAGAACGCCGTGTCGGGACACATACAACTCATCAACCCAGGAGAGACCGCGTGCTTTGCT TGTGCCCCTCCCCTGGTGGTGGCGGCCAACATCGACGAGAAAACCCTCAAGAGGGAGGGGGTGTGCGCCGCCAGCTTGCCCACAACGATGGGCGTCGTCGCTGGCATCCTGGTCCAAAATGTCCTCAA GTATTTGTTGAAATTCGGACAGGTCAGTTATTACCTGGGCTACAACGCCATGCAGGACTTCTTCCCCAGCATGGCCATGAAGCCCAACCCGCAGTGCAACGATCGCCACTGCAGGAGACAGCAGGAATTGTACAAG AAACGGGAAGAGGAGCGGCCCAGGGCGGAGGTGGTTCAGGAAGAGGCGGAGGTGGTGCACGAAGACAACGAATGGGGGATCGAGCTGGTGTCGGAGGAAGCCAACGAGGAGACGCAGGCCACGGCCGCCGCGGTTCCCGACCTCCCCCAAGGCATCACCGTGGCGTACACTCTCCCCGCAGCG CAGAACAAAGGCGACGGGGAGGTGGTGGAAGAAACCGAGCAGAGCCTGGAGGACCTGATGGCCCAGATGAGAAAGTTGTAG
- the uba5 gene encoding ubiquitin-like modifier-activating enzyme 5 isoform X2, translating into MATVEELKLRVRELENELIKCKQKQCAGEQTQRPKIDKMSAEVVDSNPYSRLMALKRMGIVDNYESIRTFAVAVVGVGGVGSVTAEMLTRCGIGKLLLFDYDKVELANMNRLFFQPHQAGLSKVEAAEHTLRNINPDVSFETHNYNITTLDNFNHFMERLSLGGLGDGKPVDLVLSCVDNFEARMAINTACNELGQTWMESGVSENAVSGHIQLINPGETACFACAPPLVVAANIDEKTLKREGVCAASLPTTMGVVAGILVQNVLKYLLKFGQVSYYLGYNAMQDFFPSMAMKPNPQCNDRHCRRQQELYKKREEERPRAEVVQEEAEVVHEDNEWGIELVSEEANEETQATAAAVPDLPQGITVAYTLPAANKGDGEVVEETEQSLEDLMAQMRKL; encoded by the exons ATGGCGACGGTCGAGGAACTGAAACTCCGCGTTAGGGAGTTGGAGAACGAATTGATCAAGTGCAAGCAGAAGCAGTGCGCCGGCGAGCAGACGCAGCGACCCAAAATTGACAAGATGAGCGCAGAAGTTGTTGATTCCAACCCTTATAG TCGTCTGATGGCTCTAAAGAGAATGGGCATCGTGGATAATTACGAG AGCATCCGGACGTTCGCGGTCGCCGTGGTGGGCGTCGGGGGAGTGGGCAGCGTGACGGCCGAAATGCTCACGAGGTGTGGCATCGGTAAG CTGTTGCTGTTCGACTACGACAAGGTGGAGCTGGCCAACATGAACCGACTCTTCTTCCAGCCTCACCAGGCCGGCCTCAGCAAGGTGGAGGCTGCGGAACACACGCTCAG AAACATCAACCCAGACGTGTCCTTCGAGACGCACAACTACAACATCACCACGCTGGACAACTTCAACCACTTCATGGAGCGACTCAG TCTCGGCGGCCTGGGGGACGGCAAGCCGGTGGATTTGGTCCTGAGCTGCGTGGACAACTTTGAGGCCCGCATGGCCATCAATACA GCTTGCAACGAGCTGGGACAGACCTGGATGGAGTCCGGAGTCAGCGAGAACGCCGTGTCGGGACACATACAACTCATCAACCCAGGAGAGACCGCGTGCTTTGCT TGTGCCCCTCCCCTGGTGGTGGCGGCCAACATCGACGAGAAAACCCTCAAGAGGGAGGGGGTGTGCGCCGCCAGCTTGCCCACAACGATGGGCGTCGTCGCTGGCATCCTGGTCCAAAATGTCCTCAA GTATTTGTTGAAATTCGGACAGGTCAGTTATTACCTGGGCTACAACGCCATGCAGGACTTCTTCCCCAGCATGGCCATGAAGCCCAACCCGCAGTGCAACGATCGCCACTGCAGGAGACAGCAGGAATTGTACAAG AAACGGGAAGAGGAGCGGCCCAGGGCGGAGGTGGTTCAGGAAGAGGCGGAGGTGGTGCACGAAGACAACGAATGGGGGATCGAGCTGGTGTCGGAGGAAGCCAACGAGGAGACGCAGGCCACGGCCGCCGCGGTTCCCGACCTCCCCCAAGGCATCACCGTGGCGTACACTCTCCCCGCAGCG AACAAAGGCGACGGGGAGGTGGTGGAAGAAACCGAGCAGAGCCTGGAGGACCTGATGGCCCAGATGAGAAAGTTGTAG